The following are from one region of the Stigmatella ashevillena genome:
- a CDS encoding OmpA family protein — protein MRRISIVAGFALAVTVLTGCPKAYPNCDKDEQCQEKGEVCVQGQCQECATDANCKEGFTCQSNKCVPKPPECTTDTQCGAGRICEVGKCTEAQCKSDEGCPSGGKCERGRCQAPSDTCSSSSDCGEGQECKSGKCVTAQAEACNWEPVGFGFNEFSLSSEAQSRLSSLADCIKASKGRIALQGHADDRGTEEYNLQLSNRRAASVKRYLTDLGVPASRLSTVGYGETRPLNSAADEEAWAQNRRVEFQR, from the coding sequence ATGCGTCGGATCTCGATCGTGGCGGGGTTCGCCCTCGCCGTAACAGTGCTCACCGGCTGTCCTAAGGCGTACCCCAACTGCGACAAGGATGAGCAGTGCCAGGAGAAGGGCGAAGTGTGCGTCCAAGGCCAGTGCCAGGAATGTGCCACGGATGCCAACTGCAAGGAGGGCTTCACCTGCCAGTCCAACAAGTGCGTGCCCAAGCCCCCGGAGTGCACCACCGATACCCAGTGTGGCGCGGGACGCATCTGCGAAGTGGGCAAGTGCACCGAGGCCCAGTGCAAGTCGGATGAAGGCTGCCCCAGCGGCGGCAAGTGCGAGCGCGGCCGGTGCCAGGCTCCGTCCGACACCTGCTCCAGCAGCAGCGACTGCGGTGAGGGCCAGGAGTGCAAGAGCGGCAAGTGCGTGACGGCGCAGGCCGAGGCGTGCAACTGGGAGCCGGTGGGCTTTGGCTTCAACGAGTTCTCGCTGTCCTCCGAGGCCCAGAGCCGGCTGTCCTCGCTGGCCGACTGCATCAAGGCCTCCAAGGGCCGCATCGCCCTGCAGGGCCACGCCGATGACCGCGGCACCGAGGAGTACAACCTCCAGCTCTCCAACCGCCGCGCCGCCTCGGTCAAGCGCTACCTGACCGACCTGGGCGTTCCGGCCAGCCGCCTCTCGACGGTGGGCTATGGCGAGACGCGCCCGCTCAACAGCGCGGCAGACGAGGAGGCGTGGGCCCAGAATCGCCGCGTCGAGTTCCAGCGCTGA
- a CDS encoding sigma-54-dependent transcriptional regulator has product MPASVLIVDDEKNILLTLSQSLQLAGYRTELASSGQVALDVISARPVDAVLMDVKMPDMDGLTALARLQALKPELPVIMMSGHGTIDTAVKATQLGARDFLEKPLARDKLLVALRNALKHQAVIEELQELRAQMGRYDMVGGGPGMQRIFSLIQRTAPSEGRVLITGENGTGKELIARALHQHSRRKAGPFVKLNCAAVPHELIESELFGHEKGAFTGAVSVRRGKFELAHEGTLFLDEIGDMPAAMQAKLLRVLQEGELERVGGTETLKVDVRVIAATNKHLEKEIAAGHFREDLYYRINVVQIHSPPLRERREDLPDLIDTFLKEACARNGRKPLRLSPEALTVMASYPYPGNVRELRNLVERLAILCEGTTVSGPEALELLPRTQGLALPPPGSAPVLPATAPPAPPATPESTGFRPAEPTTPSGFRPRADRTFREQVEDAEREIILHALSHTQENVTEAARLLDLERGHFYKKMKALGLRRSAADKEPTSGPSGD; this is encoded by the coding sequence ATGCCCGCGTCTGTCCTCATCGTCGATGACGAGAAGAACATCCTGCTCACCCTGAGCCAGTCCTTGCAGCTGGCGGGCTATCGCACGGAGCTGGCCAGCTCCGGCCAGGTGGCGCTGGATGTCATCAGCGCCCGTCCCGTGGATGCGGTGCTGATGGACGTGAAGATGCCAGACATGGATGGGCTGACGGCGCTGGCCCGCCTTCAAGCGCTCAAGCCCGAACTGCCGGTCATCATGATGTCAGGCCACGGCACCATCGACACCGCGGTGAAGGCCACACAGTTGGGCGCGCGCGACTTCCTGGAGAAACCCCTGGCGCGGGACAAGCTGCTGGTGGCGCTGCGCAACGCGCTCAAGCACCAGGCGGTCATCGAAGAGTTGCAGGAGCTCCGCGCGCAGATGGGCCGCTACGACATGGTGGGCGGAGGGCCCGGCATGCAGCGCATCTTCTCGCTCATCCAGCGCACCGCCCCGTCCGAGGGCCGCGTGCTCATCACGGGCGAGAACGGCACGGGAAAGGAGCTCATCGCGCGCGCGCTGCACCAGCACTCGCGGCGAAAGGCAGGGCCTTTCGTGAAGCTCAACTGCGCCGCCGTGCCCCACGAGCTCATTGAAAGCGAGCTGTTCGGCCACGAGAAGGGCGCCTTCACCGGCGCGGTGAGCGTGCGGCGCGGCAAGTTCGAGCTGGCCCACGAGGGCACCCTCTTCCTCGACGAGATTGGAGACATGCCCGCCGCCATGCAGGCCAAGTTGCTGCGCGTGCTCCAGGAGGGGGAGTTGGAGCGCGTGGGCGGCACGGAGACGCTCAAGGTGGACGTGCGTGTCATCGCCGCGACGAACAAGCACCTGGAGAAAGAAATCGCCGCGGGGCACTTCCGCGAGGATCTCTATTACCGCATCAACGTGGTGCAGATTCACTCCCCCCCCCTGCGGGAGCGGCGCGAGGACTTGCCAGACCTCATCGACACTTTCCTGAAAGAGGCCTGCGCGCGCAATGGGCGCAAGCCGCTGCGGCTCTCTCCAGAGGCGCTCACGGTCATGGCCTCCTATCCCTATCCAGGAAACGTGCGCGAGCTGCGCAACCTGGTGGAACGGCTGGCCATCCTCTGTGAGGGCACCACCGTCTCCGGTCCCGAGGCCCTGGAACTCCTGCCCCGGACCCAGGGGCTCGCCTTGCCCCCTCCTGGAAGTGCCCCGGTGCTCCCCGCCACGGCTCCCCCCGCCCCCCCTGCGACCCCCGAGTCCACCGGGTTCCGGCCCGCGGAGCCGACCACCCCCTCGGGCTTCCGGCCCCGGGCAGACCGCACCTTCCGGGAACAAGTGGAGGACGCGGAGCGCGAAATCATCCTCCACGCGCTTTCGCACACGCAGGAGAACGTCACCGAGGCCGCGCGATTGCTGGACCTGGAGCGCGGCCACTTCTACAAGAAGATGAAAGCGTTGGGCTTGCGGCGGAGCGCCGCGGACAAAGAGCCCACGTCCGGCCCCAGCGGGGACTGA
- a CDS encoding DoxX family protein: protein MQGQRGVVGWTLVRIVFGLSLALGHGLPKVTGNMAGFAEGVAKLGFPFPLFFAWAAALSELLGGLLVAVGLFTRPAATVAAFTLAVALYRHRVDPFGTMEKALLFFAVMVAVVLAGPGPWSLDAKVRRRL from the coding sequence ATGCAGGGTCAGCGAGGGGTTGTGGGGTGGACGCTCGTGCGGATCGTCTTCGGGCTGTCACTCGCGCTGGGGCACGGGCTGCCGAAGGTGACGGGCAACATGGCGGGCTTCGCCGAGGGGGTGGCCAAGCTGGGCTTCCCCTTCCCGCTCTTCTTCGCGTGGGCCGCGGCGCTCTCGGAGCTGCTGGGCGGACTGCTGGTCGCGGTGGGCCTCTTCACGCGGCCCGCGGCCACGGTGGCGGCCTTCACCCTGGCGGTCGCGCTCTACCGCCACCGCGTGGACCCCTTCGGCACGATGGAGAAGGCCCTGCTCTTCTTCGCGGTGATGGTGGCCGTGGTGCTGGCCGGTCCAGGGCCCTGGAGCCTGGACGCCAAGGTGCGGCGCCGTCTCTAG
- a CDS encoding SOS response-associated peptidase has translation MCGRVTLQTPAVDLAREFALLGVRAAIERPRYNLAPTQLMAVVPNDGQRMLDAYRWGLIPSWAKDAAIGNKLINARCETVAEKPSFRAAFKRRRCLALIDGWFEWRQSTKPKTPFLFRRKDGRPLALAGLWEEWTSPETGEVVRSCTLLTTGPNALMAPIHDRMPVLLSSAGQELWLRPEPMEHAALQPLLVPFEEDSLEAYEVSRIVNSPTQDVPACLERAAA, from the coding sequence ATGTGTGGACGCGTGACCCTCCAGACACCGGCCGTGGACCTTGCGCGGGAGTTCGCCCTTCTGGGCGTCCGCGCCGCCATCGAGCGGCCCCGGTACAACCTTGCCCCCACCCAGCTCATGGCCGTGGTGCCCAACGACGGCCAGCGGATGCTGGATGCGTACCGGTGGGGACTCATTCCGTCTTGGGCCAAGGATGCCGCCATCGGCAACAAGCTCATCAACGCGCGGTGCGAGACGGTGGCCGAGAAGCCGAGCTTTCGCGCTGCCTTCAAGCGCCGCCGCTGCCTGGCCCTCATCGACGGCTGGTTCGAATGGCGCCAGTCCACGAAGCCCAAGACGCCTTTTCTCTTTCGCCGCAAGGATGGACGGCCCCTGGCCCTGGCCGGCCTGTGGGAGGAGTGGACCTCTCCCGAGACGGGCGAGGTGGTGCGCTCCTGCACCCTGCTCACCACGGGGCCCAATGCCTTGATGGCCCCCATCCATGACCGCATGCCCGTGCTCCTGTCCTCCGCGGGGCAGGAGTTGTGGCTCCGCCCGGAGCCGATGGAGCACGCGGCCCTCCAGCCGCTGCTCGTGCCCTTCGAAGAGGACAGCCTGGAGGCCTATGAAGTCTCACGTATCGTGAACTCGCCCACCCAGGATGTGCCGGCCTGCCTGGAGCGGGCGGCGGCCTGA
- a CDS encoding sensor histidine kinase — MGIWKRIGGGALLGLGGLLLNLAEVEILPGVHLLLGPWMVLMAAVLLGPAAGGLAGAIAGVRTLWLWGHPWGWLNMALEGLFVGALRRRLMPISSDGLFWVLSPVYFLLTYGLMAGLPFEATVVSGIKQAMNGLLAALTVQVTLLVPGIRRRLGPWLPAPVAAISMGRAFALSFTLGAIIPTLVVGMVEGRARYDVAVRHVEEENLQVARAVVREIERRIEHSSHAVAQLSRLLGERSSPQGGLPHSVFLEDGLDSLVTYSPEVIYAYVGSAEGRALAFSPRSDAEGRTLAGTDFSDRDYVKKVRQSRGPLISDVFLGRVGEQAPLVAAVGPIREGDQYLGYVLAALDLPKMRAYARAQSHTQEQRVRVLDARKRVVFDTQEDTVGRVLSIEGTPLSDALDTVGSEGASSYQRRPDGRLLIRTGSAHLFCVRSVEQVGWRVVVEQSAALLQHDVEQSYAGLLVTVGVAVMVTLLVSLLLARAVLAPVRRVADAALRLASGDRLARAEEATRDAPRELHELARTFDQMAAQLSRQLETIEASSREKDVFLSIASHELRTPLTAIKVQVALLRRSVGEAQVARVDLFDRQIDRLTRLVNQLLDASQLGSGKLPLQCTRIDLAEVARRVAESLVGASPRHTLQLEAAPLVGAFDEMRIEQVLHNLVANAIKYSPSGGAIEVRVRRLSAQEAEIEVADRGIGLGAEDREQLFGRFERGERQEVANISGLGVGLYVSREIIRRHNGTISLRPREGGGAVATVVLPLER; from the coding sequence ATGGGTATCTGGAAGCGGATCGGAGGTGGAGCCCTGCTGGGCCTGGGCGGGCTGCTGCTGAACCTGGCGGAGGTCGAAATCCTGCCGGGGGTGCACCTGTTGCTCGGGCCGTGGATGGTCCTGATGGCGGCGGTGCTGCTGGGCCCTGCCGCAGGAGGGTTGGCGGGAGCCATTGCCGGTGTCCGGACCCTGTGGCTGTGGGGGCATCCCTGGGGATGGCTCAACATGGCCCTGGAGGGGCTCTTCGTCGGAGCGTTGCGCCGGCGCCTCATGCCCATCTCGTCGGATGGGCTCTTCTGGGTGCTCAGCCCGGTCTACTTCCTGTTGACCTACGGGTTGATGGCCGGGCTTCCCTTCGAGGCCACCGTGGTCTCGGGGATCAAGCAGGCCATGAATGGCCTGCTGGCGGCCCTGACCGTCCAAGTGACCCTGCTGGTGCCTGGAATCCGCCGGCGCCTGGGCCCGTGGTTGCCCGCTCCCGTGGCGGCCATTTCCATGGGGCGGGCCTTTGCCCTGTCCTTCACCCTGGGCGCCATCATTCCCACGCTCGTGGTGGGCATGGTGGAGGGCCGCGCGCGCTACGACGTCGCCGTGCGGCATGTGGAAGAGGAGAACCTCCAGGTCGCGCGCGCCGTGGTGCGTGAGATCGAACGCCGAATCGAGCACTCCTCTCATGCCGTCGCCCAGCTGTCCCGATTGTTGGGCGAGCGTTCGTCGCCTCAGGGCGGGCTGCCCCATTCCGTGTTCTTGGAGGATGGGCTCGACTCGCTCGTGACCTATTCGCCCGAGGTCATCTACGCCTATGTGGGGAGCGCTGAAGGCCGGGCGCTGGCGTTCTCTCCGCGCAGCGACGCAGAGGGAAGGACCCTGGCGGGCACCGACTTCTCGGATCGGGACTACGTGAAGAAGGTCCGTCAGTCCCGCGGCCCGCTGATCAGCGATGTCTTCCTGGGCCGCGTGGGGGAACAGGCGCCCCTGGTGGCGGCGGTAGGGCCCATCCGTGAGGGGGACCAGTATCTGGGCTACGTGCTGGCCGCGTTGGACTTGCCGAAGATGCGGGCGTACGCCCGTGCCCAATCCCATACGCAGGAGCAGCGCGTGCGGGTGCTGGATGCGCGCAAGCGGGTGGTCTTCGACACCCAGGAGGACACCGTTGGGCGCGTGCTCAGCATCGAGGGCACCCCCCTGTCGGATGCACTCGACACCGTTGGAAGCGAGGGCGCGTCGAGCTACCAACGCCGTCCGGACGGGCGCCTGCTCATCCGAACCGGCTCGGCGCATCTGTTCTGCGTGAGGAGCGTGGAGCAGGTCGGCTGGCGGGTCGTCGTCGAGCAATCGGCGGCGCTCCTGCAACACGATGTCGAGCAGAGCTACGCCGGGCTGCTCGTCACCGTGGGGGTGGCGGTCATGGTGACCCTGCTCGTGTCCTTGTTGCTGGCGCGGGCCGTGCTCGCCCCGGTCCGGCGGGTGGCGGACGCCGCGCTCCGGTTGGCCTCGGGAGATCGCCTGGCGCGCGCGGAGGAGGCCACCCGGGATGCCCCCCGTGAGCTGCACGAGCTGGCCCGGACGTTCGATCAAATGGCGGCCCAGCTCTCCCGCCAGTTGGAGACCATCGAGGCGTCGAGCCGGGAGAAGGATGTCTTTCTGTCCATCGCCTCCCATGAGCTGAGGACGCCGCTCACGGCGATCAAGGTTCAGGTGGCCCTGCTGCGGCGCTCGGTGGGAGAGGCGCAGGTGGCCCGGGTGGATCTCTTCGACCGGCAGATTGACCGGCTGACGCGGTTGGTGAACCAGCTCCTGGATGCCTCGCAACTGGGCTCCGGCAAGTTGCCGTTGCAGTGCACGCGGATCGATCTGGCGGAGGTGGCCCGGCGGGTCGCCGAGTCGCTGGTGGGGGCCTCGCCTCGCCATACCCTCCAATTGGAGGCCGCTCCCCTGGTGGGGGCGTTCGACGAGATGCGCATCGAGCAGGTGCTGCACAACCTGGTGGCCAACGCCATCAAATACAGCCCCTCGGGAGGGGCCATCGAGGTGCGGGTGCGGCGCCTCTCGGCGCAGGAGGCGGAGATCGAGGTGGCCGATCGCGGCATCGGCCTGGGCGCGGAGGACCGGGAGCAGCTCTTTGGGCGCTTCGAGCGGGGAGAGCGCCAGGAGGTGGCGAACATTTCCGGGCTGGGGGTGGGGCTCTATGTCTCGCGGGAGATCATCCGGCGCCACAACGGCACCATTTCCCTCCGGCCGCGGGAGGGCGGGGGGGCGGTGGCCACGGTGGTGCTGCCACTCGAGCGCTGA
- a CDS encoding S8 family serine peptidase, whose amino-acid sequence MKRITKAACTASFLVLGACGAEMSEQEGDVLPPKQKLGEMAQLLRSSRAVPNRYIVVLKSDLKTVSLAADGEIARQMTVKTGGELLHTYSSAINGFAARMSETQARELLADPRVAYIEEDSFVEAVGTQTGATWGIDRIDQAALPLNSTYNYNNDGTGVHAYIVDTGVLTTHTEFTGRIGNGYDAVTTGGAATDCNGHGSHVAGTVGGTVYGVAKKVTIHPVRVLDCNGSGTTAGVIAGVDWVKTNHVKPAVANMSLGGGASQTLDDAVANAITAGVVFAVAAGNDNASACNYSPARTPSAITVGATERTDARASYSNYGTCLDIFAPGSSITSSWYSSTTATNTISGTSMASPHVAGAAALYLAANPSATPQQVRDALVNNGTTGKVTSPGTGSPNVLLYTGFIGGGGPNPGDTTPPTTSITDPAGGSSLSGSATISANASDNVGVARVDFFASGVLIGSDTSAPYSISWNTSSVANGSYSLTSTAVDTSGNSAASAAVSVTVSNTTGSCSTSEQLLLNPGFEGTANWTASSGVISGSTSGSAPRTGTYKAYLNGYGSARTDYVYQQVSIPAAACTANLSFWVKITTKETENVAYDKLSVQVRDSANAVKATLATYSNLNKSTDYVLKTFDLSAYKGQTIRVYFNGVEDASLSTSFFVDDTALTITR is encoded by the coding sequence ATGAAGCGGATCACGAAAGCTGCATGCACTGCGTCGTTCCTGGTGCTCGGTGCGTGTGGTGCCGAGATGAGTGAGCAGGAGGGCGATGTCCTGCCGCCGAAGCAGAAGCTTGGCGAGATGGCCCAGTTGCTGCGGAGTTCGCGAGCCGTTCCGAACCGCTACATCGTCGTGCTGAAGAGCGACCTCAAGACGGTATCGCTGGCGGCCGACGGTGAAATTGCCCGGCAGATGACCGTCAAGACGGGCGGCGAGCTGCTCCACACCTACTCCTCCGCGATCAACGGCTTTGCCGCCCGGATGAGCGAGACGCAAGCCCGTGAGCTGCTCGCCGACCCGCGCGTCGCCTACATCGAGGAAGACAGCTTCGTGGAGGCCGTTGGGACGCAGACGGGCGCCACCTGGGGCATCGACCGCATTGACCAGGCCGCGCTGCCGCTCAACAGCACCTACAACTACAACAACGACGGCACCGGCGTTCACGCCTATATCGTCGACACCGGCGTGCTGACCACCCACACTGAGTTCACCGGCCGCATCGGCAACGGGTACGACGCGGTGACCACGGGCGGCGCGGCCACGGACTGCAACGGCCACGGCTCTCACGTGGCGGGCACGGTGGGCGGCACCGTCTACGGCGTGGCCAAGAAGGTCACCATCCACCCGGTGCGCGTGCTGGACTGCAACGGCTCGGGCACCACCGCGGGCGTGATCGCCGGCGTGGACTGGGTGAAGACCAACCACGTCAAGCCGGCCGTGGCCAACATGAGCCTCGGCGGTGGCGCCTCCCAGACGCTGGATGACGCGGTCGCCAACGCCATCACCGCGGGCGTGGTGTTCGCCGTCGCCGCGGGCAATGACAACGCGAGCGCCTGCAACTACTCGCCGGCCCGTACCCCCAGCGCCATCACCGTGGGCGCCACCGAGCGCACCGACGCCCGGGCCAGCTACTCCAACTACGGCACGTGCCTGGACATCTTCGCCCCGGGCAGCAGCATCACCTCGTCCTGGTACTCCAGCACCACGGCCACCAACACCATCAGCGGCACCTCGATGGCGAGCCCCCACGTGGCGGGCGCCGCGGCGCTCTACCTGGCGGCCAACCCCTCTGCCACGCCGCAGCAGGTGCGTGACGCGCTGGTGAACAACGGCACCACGGGCAAGGTCACCAGCCCCGGCACCGGCTCGCCGAACGTGCTGCTCTACACCGGCTTCATCGGCGGTGGCGGGCCGAACCCGGGCGACACCACGCCTCCCACCACCTCCATCACGGACCCCGCGGGCGGCTCCTCGCTGAGCGGCTCGGCCACCATCAGCGCCAATGCCAGCGACAACGTGGGCGTCGCCCGCGTCGACTTCTTCGCGAGCGGCGTGCTCATCGGCAGCGACACCAGCGCGCCGTACAGCATCAGCTGGAACACCTCCAGCGTGGCCAACGGCAGCTACTCGCTGACGTCCACCGCCGTGGACACTTCCGGCAACTCGGCCGCCTCGGCCGCGGTGTCCGTCACGGTGAGCAACACCACGGGCAGCTGCAGCACCTCCGAGCAGCTGCTCCTCAACCCGGGCTTCGAGGGGACCGCGAACTGGACGGCGTCCTCGGGCGTCATCAGCGGCTCGACGAGCGGAAGCGCTCCGCGCACGGGCACCTACAAGGCCTATCTGAACGGCTACGGCTCGGCCCGCACGGACTACGTCTACCAGCAGGTCTCCATCCCGGCGGCGGCGTGCACCGCCAACCTGTCGTTCTGGGTGAAGATCACCACGAAGGAGACCGAGAACGTGGCCTACGACAAGCTGAGCGTTCAGGTCCGTGACAGCGCCAACGCGGTGAAGGCGACGCTGGCCACCTACAGCAACCTGAACAAGTCGACGGACTATGTGCTGAAGACGTTTGATCTGTCGGCGTACAAGGGCCAGACGATCCGCGTCTACTTCAACGGCGTTGAGGACGCCTCGCTGTCGACGAGCTTCTTCGTCGACGACACGGCGCTGACCATCACCCGCTAG
- a CDS encoding OmpA family protein, with protein sequence MRLKALCMAVSLLAAPGVALAAPSPVEQFKKAAGNASKSTLEKKINTKLTEDARKNQCSFKTGTDVLEAGCDQKLKNLTAALVEAKKQLDAGGVKNYKFEVSGHTDSSGDAAKNKALSEKRAAVIVKELVSRGVPLAEILAVGRGSEQPLVKPDNTAAKKAKNRRYEIQVRL encoded by the coding sequence ATGCGCCTGAAGGCACTCTGCATGGCTGTATCGCTGTTGGCGGCACCTGGCGTGGCACTGGCGGCTCCAAGCCCGGTAGAGCAATTCAAGAAGGCCGCGGGCAACGCGAGCAAGTCCACGCTGGAAAAGAAGATCAACACGAAGCTGACGGAGGACGCGCGCAAGAACCAGTGCAGTTTCAAGACTGGCACGGACGTGCTGGAAGCCGGCTGTGACCAGAAGCTCAAGAACCTCACCGCCGCGCTCGTCGAAGCCAAGAAGCAACTCGATGCGGGCGGCGTGAAGAACTACAAGTTCGAGGTCTCCGGGCACACCGACTCCAGCGGGGATGCGGCGAAGAACAAGGCGCTGAGCGAGAAGCGCGCCGCCGTCATCGTGAAGGAGCTGGTGTCCCGCGGGGTGCCCCTGGCCGAGATTCTGGCGGTGGGGCGGGGCTCGGAACAGCCGCTGGTGAAGCCGGACAACACGGCCGCGAAGAAGGCGAAGAACCGGCGCTACGAAATCCAGGTAAGGCTCTGA